The following proteins are co-located in the Robbsia betulipollinis genome:
- a CDS encoding heavy metal response regulator transcription factor: MTILVIEDDRKTGDYLKKGLGESGYQVELARDGSDGLHLALNHAYQLIVLDVMLPGLDGWQVMQALRSRRDTPVLFLTARDQLHDRIHGLQLGADDYLVKPFSFVELLLRVRTLLRRGAGRESDTFQVADLHLDVLRRKVSRQGMDIVLTNKEFALLHLFCKRQGEALSRTLIASEVWDMNFESDTNVVDVAIKRLRAKIDQPFELKLIHTIRSIGYAFGESA; the protein is encoded by the coding sequence ATGACCATTCTCGTAATCGAAGACGACCGCAAGACCGGCGACTACCTCAAAAAAGGTCTCGGCGAATCGGGCTATCAGGTAGAACTGGCGCGCGACGGCAGCGACGGGCTGCATCTTGCGCTGAACCACGCGTACCAGTTGATCGTGCTCGATGTGATGCTGCCGGGTCTCGACGGCTGGCAGGTCATGCAGGCGCTGCGCAGCCGCCGCGACACGCCCGTGCTCTTCCTCACCGCGCGCGACCAACTGCACGACCGCATCCACGGGCTCCAGCTGGGCGCGGACGATTATCTGGTCAAGCCCTTTTCCTTCGTCGAGCTGCTGCTGCGCGTGCGTACCTTGTTGCGGCGCGGCGCCGGACGCGAATCGGATACCTTCCAGGTCGCGGACCTGCACCTCGACGTGCTGCGCCGCAAGGTCAGTCGCCAGGGCATGGACATCGTGCTCACCAACAAGGAATTCGCGCTGCTGCATCTGTTCTGCAAGCGGCAGGGGGAGGCGCTGTCGCGCACGCTGATCGCCTCGGAAGTCTGGGACATGAATTTCGAGAGCGACACGAACGTCGTCGACGTCGCCATCAAGCGGCTGCGCGCCAAGATCGACCAACCCTTCGAGTTGAAACTGATTCACACCATCCGCAGCATCGGCTATGCATTCGGGGAATCCGCATGA
- a CDS encoding cytochrome b/b6 domain-containing protein — MKQPAHLTIQPWWVRLTHWLTALAVVVMVGSGLGIYDASPIFPALTFPGSVTLGGWLGGALLWHFAAMWLLFASLAFYLAMNLLTGRFRNRFLPFNPRMLWEDGVAALRGRLGHADLSRYNAVQKFAYLTVSIDLVLLVLSGLVVWKSVQFPLLRDLMGGYDSARIVHFFAMTFVVAFFVVHIVMVALVPRSLLLMTRGR; from the coding sequence TTGAAACAACCGGCGCACCTGACGATTCAACCCTGGTGGGTGCGGCTGACGCACTGGCTCACCGCGCTCGCCGTGGTGGTCATGGTCGGCAGCGGCCTGGGAATCTACGATGCCTCGCCGATTTTCCCGGCGCTGACCTTTCCCGGCAGCGTGACACTGGGCGGCTGGCTGGGCGGGGCGCTGTTGTGGCACTTCGCGGCGATGTGGCTGCTGTTCGCCAGTCTGGCCTTTTACCTCGCGATGAATCTGCTCACCGGGCGGTTCCGGAACCGCTTCCTGCCTTTCAACCCCCGCATGCTCTGGGAAGACGGCGTCGCCGCGCTGCGCGGGCGGCTGGGTCATGCCGATCTGTCGCGTTACAACGCGGTGCAGAAATTCGCGTACCTGACGGTCAGCATCGATCTGGTCCTGCTGGTGCTGTCGGGGTTGGTGGTGTGGAAGTCCGTTCAGTTTCCGTTGTTGCGCGACCTCATGGGCGGTTACGACAGCGCCCGCATCGTGCACTTTTTCGCGATGACTTTCGTGGTTGCGTTCTTCGTCGTGCATATCGTCATGGTCGCGTTGGTGCCGCGTTCGCTGCTGTTGATGACGCGCGGACGCTGA
- a CDS encoding MarC family protein: protein MAFGLVSEILFGFTGLISIVNPFAIAFVFLERTETLSDDERDALAKKIAINAVCVLCVAFFVGTPILHFFGISMQALRIGGGLAVAVSGWKMLNAPDVVRSVGAVKNVDSDNAMSKAFFPLTVPLTTGPGAIATAIALNANRSHKFSEFLLSIVASLCISLLVGVVIYWTYSRANIFSRYLGIEGTKVAIRVSAFLLLCVGVQIMLTGISDFLGPLIGAHDVTSTG from the coding sequence ATGGCGTTCGGATTGGTCTCGGAAATACTGTTCGGCTTTACCGGTCTGATCAGCATCGTCAACCCGTTCGCGATCGCCTTCGTGTTTCTCGAACGCACGGAAACCCTCAGCGACGACGAACGCGACGCGCTCGCGAAAAAGATCGCGATCAACGCGGTCTGCGTCCTCTGCGTGGCGTTTTTCGTCGGCACCCCCATTCTCCATTTTTTCGGCATCTCGATGCAGGCGCTACGTATCGGCGGCGGTCTCGCCGTGGCGGTGAGCGGCTGGAAAATGCTGAATGCGCCGGATGTCGTGCGCAGCGTCGGCGCCGTGAAGAATGTCGACTCCGACAATGCGATGTCGAAAGCATTCTTCCCGCTCACCGTGCCGCTGACCACCGGACCCGGTGCGATCGCGACGGCGATTGCCCTGAACGCCAACCGCAGTCATAAATTCTCCGAATTTCTGCTGTCGATCGTGGCATCGCTGTGCATTTCGCTGCTGGTCGGCGTGGTGATCTACTGGACCTATAGCCGCGCGAACATCTTTTCAAGATATCTGGGCATCGAAGGTACGAAGGTCGCGATACGCGTGTCGGCCTTTCTGCTGCTCTGCGTGGGCGTGCAGATCATGCTCACCGGGATCTCGGATTTTCTCGGGCCCTTGATCGGCGCGCATGACGTGACGTCAACAGGGTAA
- a CDS encoding ProQ/FinO family protein, translating to MGFEELAALKQQLSKRTQAAKPERADTQGAARAAVASEGTAAAAPRPPRRQTPGSHGQNAGKPGAHRGPRSGGSASAEGQAPAGAQRNERRTDSRASKRAEGPASEGVRHRAQQRDTPRVGQRQDARRPTTPVDPVVITIGQLQKRFPKAFPKNPLPKVPLKLGISKDLLAQAESLALSEAELLEAIKVWCQGNRYWSSMTKDSPRVDLAGEPEGTVTPEQASRARSLSATHRRAKRPAVKKTEPAAADAGLGGETPTPPPEQAAESADPTDGMMPASESVDRVVENASSVAQSAQSVDASSNAHDASAGPASDHPAAVV from the coding sequence ATGGGTTTCGAAGAACTTGCAGCACTCAAGCAACAGTTGAGCAAACGCACGCAGGCCGCCAAGCCGGAACGCGCGGACACGCAGGGCGCGGCGCGTGCCGCTGTCGCATCCGAAGGCACGGCCGCGGCCGCGCCGCGTCCGCCGCGCCGGCAAACGCCCGGATCCCATGGGCAAAATGCTGGAAAGCCCGGCGCGCATCGCGGTCCTCGCTCGGGAGGCAGTGCTTCCGCCGAAGGACAGGCGCCGGCGGGCGCGCAGCGCAATGAACGGCGTACGGATTCCCGCGCGTCGAAACGCGCCGAAGGGCCGGCCAGCGAAGGCGTGCGTCATCGCGCTCAGCAGCGTGACACGCCGCGTGTCGGACAACGCCAGGACGCCAGGCGCCCTACTACGCCGGTCGATCCGGTTGTCATTACCATCGGGCAGTTGCAAAAGCGCTTCCCGAAGGCCTTTCCGAAGAATCCCCTGCCCAAGGTGCCGTTGAAACTGGGCATCAGCAAGGATCTGTTGGCGCAGGCCGAGTCCCTGGCGTTGAGCGAAGCGGAGTTGCTGGAGGCGATCAAGGTTTGGTGCCAGGGAAACCGTTACTGGTCGTCTATGACGAAGGATTCCCCGCGTGTCGACCTCGCTGGGGAGCCGGAAGGCACGGTCACGCCGGAACAGGCGTCGCGCGCGCGCAGCCTGTCGGCGACGCATCGGCGCGCCAAGCGTCCCGCCGTGAAGAAGACCGAGCCCGCCGCGGCGGATGCCGGCCTGGGCGGCGAGACGCCGACACCCCCGCCCGAGCAGGCGGCGGAATCGGCGGATCCGACGGATGGCATGATGCCCGCTTCCGAATCCGTCGATCGTGTGGTCGAAAACGCATCTTCCGTGGCGCAATCAGCGCAATCAGTCGATGCGTCGTCGAATGCGCATGACGCCAGCGCGGGTCCGGCATCGGATCATCCTGCCGCCGTGGTGTGA
- a CDS encoding molybdopterin-dependent oxidoreductase, translating to MSLKKPSSPRRARPADAPDAAGIIADVRGELGAPARRLFGQRILTLGGIAMLSGCDLTNDTSVNTALRRMSRFNDTVQAWMFNPNHLAPTYPEAMITRPFPFNAFYDIDSVPQVDPATYKLQVSGLANGKKIWTLPELHALRQESQITRHICIEGWSAIGKWGGVRFADFLKAAGADLTARYVSFKCADDYSTSIDMPTALHAQTLLTLTYDGQILPPKYGFPMKLRMPTKLGYKNPKHIMSIAVGNTYTGGYWENQGYNWFGGS from the coding sequence ATGTCTCTCAAGAAACCCTCGTCGCCGCGTCGGGCGCGGCCAGCCGACGCGCCCGACGCGGCCGGCATCATCGCCGATGTGCGCGGCGAACTGGGTGCACCGGCGCGCCGTCTCTTCGGTCAGCGTATCCTGACGCTGGGCGGTATCGCGATGCTGTCCGGCTGCGACCTCACGAACGACACCTCGGTGAACACGGCACTGCGCCGCATGTCGCGCTTCAACGACACGGTGCAGGCGTGGATGTTCAATCCGAACCATCTCGCGCCCACCTATCCGGAAGCGATGATCACGCGGCCGTTTCCGTTCAACGCGTTCTACGATATCGATTCGGTGCCGCAGGTGGACCCGGCCACGTACAAGCTGCAGGTCAGTGGTCTCGCCAACGGCAAGAAGATCTGGACGCTCCCCGAACTGCATGCATTGCGGCAGGAGAGCCAGATCACCCGGCACATCTGCATCGAAGGATGGAGCGCGATCGGCAAATGGGGCGGCGTGCGTTTCGCGGATTTTCTCAAGGCCGCGGGCGCGGATCTCACCGCCAGATACGTGTCGTTCAAATGCGCAGACGACTATTCGACGAGCATCGACATGCCGACCGCGCTGCATGCGCAGACGCTGCTGACGCTCACCTACGACGGCCAGATCCTGCCGCCCAAGTACGGGTTTCCGATGAAGCTGAGAATGCCCACGAAACTGGGCTACAAGAATCCCAAGCACATCATGTCGATCGCGGTGGGCAACACCTATACCGGCGGGTATTGGGAGAATCAGGGGTATAACTGGTTCGGGGGCAGTTGA